In Hydractinia symbiolongicarpus strain clone_291-10 chromosome 13, HSymV2.1, whole genome shotgun sequence, a single genomic region encodes these proteins:
- the LOC130623982 gene encoding septin-2-like isoform X1 translates to MAKVPPPTAEKKVRYAAVRSRSTESKAPVPPLQLKKESSPQTNRLSGASFSFTPSPKIVETKPASKEDAGIYVGFANLPNQVHRKSVKRGFEFTLMVVGESGLGKSTLVDSLFLTSLYAEREIPYAIDRIKKSVSVTTSTVEIEEKGVKLKLTVVDTPGYGDSVNNAASWTPIVNYINEQYEAYLRDESGLNRRNIIDNRVHCCLYFVNPVGHGLKPLDVMVMQALHDKVNIVPVIAKADTLTKKEVSQLKQRILREIQENNIQIYQFPEADEEEDDEEFIAVNKELKTSVPFAVVGSNTVYEVNGRKVRGRIYPWGVVDIENPAHCDFTMLRNMLIRTHMQDLKDVTQDIHYENFRAMKLASGEPPLIREEESSRSNKNSTVDNRDALLLEKEAELKRMQEQIAKLQADMMVKQSNHVDTPSSEVK, encoded by the exons ATGGCGAAAGTTCCACCACCTACAG CTGAAAAGAAAGTAAGGTATGCAGCTGTTAGAAGTAGAAGTACCGAAAGTAAAGCACCGGTTCCACCACTGCAACTCAAAAAAGAATCTTCTCCACAAACTAATAGGTTATCTGGTGCATCATTTAGTTTTACGCCATCACCAAAAATAGTGGAAACTAAACCAG CAAGCAAAGAg gatGCCGGTATTTATGTTGGCTTTGCTAATCTACCTAATCAAGTTCACAGAAAGTCAGTCAAGCGCGGTTTTGAATTCACATTAATGGTAGTTGGTGAATCTGGTCTGGGAAAATCAACATTAGTAGATAGTCTATTTTTAACGAGTTTGTACGCGGAACGGGAGATACCATATGCAATCGACAGAATAAAAAAGTCTGTCTCTGTAACGACTTCAACTGTAGAAATTGAAGAGAAAGGTGTCAAGCTTAAGCTAACGGTTGTTGACACTCCAGGTTATGGAGACTCTGTTAACAATGCAGCCAG ttggACGCCCATTGTTAATTATATAAACGAGCAGTATGAAGCTTACTTAAGAGACGAGTCGGGCTTAAATCGAAGAAATATCATCGATAACAGAGTACATTGTTGTTTATATTTCGTCAATCCAGTAGGTCACGG ATTAAAACCTTTGGATGTCATGGTAATGCAAGCACTACACGATAAAGTTAACATAGTTCCCGTCATTGCCAAAGCTGACACTTTAACTAAAAAAGAAGTGTCGCAACTGAAACAGCGTATTTTGCGCGAGATACAGGAGAACAACATACAAATCTATCAATTTCCTGAAGCTGACGAAGAAGAAGACGATGAAGAGTTTATAGCTGTAAATAAAGAATTAAAG ACTAGTGTTCCATTTGCTGTTGTTGGTAGTAACACGGTATATGAAGTAAACGGTAGAAAAGTACGTGGAAGAATCTACCCCTGGGGTGTGGTCGATA TTGAGAATCCTGCACACTGTGACTTCACCATGCTTAGAAACATGTTAATCAG aactCACATGCAAGACTTGAAAGATGTCACGCAAGATATCCATTACGAAAATTTTCGAGCGATGAAATTAGCTTCTGGTGAACCTCCATTAATACGCGAAGAAGAAAG ttccaGAAGTAACAAGAACAGTACTGTTGATAATCGTGATGCGCTTCTGCTCGAGAAAGAAGCGGAA CTTAAACGTATGCAAGAACAAATCGCTAAGTTGCAAGCTGATATGATGGTAAAGCAATCTAATCACGTCGACACGCCGTCGTCAGAAGTGAAATGA
- the LOC130623982 gene encoding septin-2-like isoform X4 has protein sequence MDAGIYVGFANLPNQVHRKSVKRGFEFTLMVVGESGLGKSTLVDSLFLTSLYAEREIPYAIDRIKKSVSVTTSTVEIEEKGVKLKLTVVDTPGYGDSVNNAASWTPIVNYINEQYEAYLRDESGLNRRNIIDNRVHCCLYFVNPVGHGLKPLDVMVMQALHDKVNIVPVIAKADTLTKKEVSQLKQRILREIQENNIQIYQFPEADEEEDDEEFIAVNKELKTSVPFAVVGSNTVYEVNGRKVRGRIYPWGVVDIENPAHCDFTMLRNMLIRTHMQDLKDVTQDIHYENFRAMKLASGEPPLIREEESSRSNKNSTVDNRDALLLEKEAELKRMQEQIAKLQADMMVKQSNHVDTPSSEVK, from the exons ATG gatGCCGGTATTTATGTTGGCTTTGCTAATCTACCTAATCAAGTTCACAGAAAGTCAGTCAAGCGCGGTTTTGAATTCACATTAATGGTAGTTGGTGAATCTGGTCTGGGAAAATCAACATTAGTAGATAGTCTATTTTTAACGAGTTTGTACGCGGAACGGGAGATACCATATGCAATCGACAGAATAAAAAAGTCTGTCTCTGTAACGACTTCAACTGTAGAAATTGAAGAGAAAGGTGTCAAGCTTAAGCTAACGGTTGTTGACACTCCAGGTTATGGAGACTCTGTTAACAATGCAGCCAG ttggACGCCCATTGTTAATTATATAAACGAGCAGTATGAAGCTTACTTAAGAGACGAGTCGGGCTTAAATCGAAGAAATATCATCGATAACAGAGTACATTGTTGTTTATATTTCGTCAATCCAGTAGGTCACGG ATTAAAACCTTTGGATGTCATGGTAATGCAAGCACTACACGATAAAGTTAACATAGTTCCCGTCATTGCCAAAGCTGACACTTTAACTAAAAAAGAAGTGTCGCAACTGAAACAGCGTATTTTGCGCGAGATACAGGAGAACAACATACAAATCTATCAATTTCCTGAAGCTGACGAAGAAGAAGACGATGAAGAGTTTATAGCTGTAAATAAAGAATTAAAG ACTAGTGTTCCATTTGCTGTTGTTGGTAGTAACACGGTATATGAAGTAAACGGTAGAAAAGTACGTGGAAGAATCTACCCCTGGGGTGTGGTCGATA TTGAGAATCCTGCACACTGTGACTTCACCATGCTTAGAAACATGTTAATCAG aactCACATGCAAGACTTGAAAGATGTCACGCAAGATATCCATTACGAAAATTTTCGAGCGATGAAATTAGCTTCTGGTGAACCTCCATTAATACGCGAAGAAGAAAG ttccaGAAGTAACAAGAACAGTACTGTTGATAATCGTGATGCGCTTCTGCTCGAGAAAGAAGCGGAA CTTAAACGTATGCAAGAACAAATCGCTAAGTTGCAAGCTGATATGATGGTAAAGCAATCTAATCACGTCGACACGCCGTCGTCAGAAGTGAAATGA
- the LOC130623982 gene encoding septin-2-like isoform X3 gives MFKSRMKDAGIYVGFANLPNQVHRKSVKRGFEFTLMVVGESGLGKSTLVDSLFLTSLYAEREIPYAIDRIKKSVSVTTSTVEIEEKGVKLKLTVVDTPGYGDSVNNAASWTPIVNYINEQYEAYLRDESGLNRRNIIDNRVHCCLYFVNPVGHGLKPLDVMVMQALHDKVNIVPVIAKADTLTKKEVSQLKQRILREIQENNIQIYQFPEADEEEDDEEFIAVNKELKTSVPFAVVGSNTVYEVNGRKVRGRIYPWGVVDIENPAHCDFTMLRNMLIRTHMQDLKDVTQDIHYENFRAMKLASGEPPLIREEESSRSNKNSTVDNRDALLLEKEAELKRMQEQIAKLQADMMVKQSNHVDTPSSEVK, from the exons atgtttaaaagccGCATGAAG gatGCCGGTATTTATGTTGGCTTTGCTAATCTACCTAATCAAGTTCACAGAAAGTCAGTCAAGCGCGGTTTTGAATTCACATTAATGGTAGTTGGTGAATCTGGTCTGGGAAAATCAACATTAGTAGATAGTCTATTTTTAACGAGTTTGTACGCGGAACGGGAGATACCATATGCAATCGACAGAATAAAAAAGTCTGTCTCTGTAACGACTTCAACTGTAGAAATTGAAGAGAAAGGTGTCAAGCTTAAGCTAACGGTTGTTGACACTCCAGGTTATGGAGACTCTGTTAACAATGCAGCCAG ttggACGCCCATTGTTAATTATATAAACGAGCAGTATGAAGCTTACTTAAGAGACGAGTCGGGCTTAAATCGAAGAAATATCATCGATAACAGAGTACATTGTTGTTTATATTTCGTCAATCCAGTAGGTCACGG ATTAAAACCTTTGGATGTCATGGTAATGCAAGCACTACACGATAAAGTTAACATAGTTCCCGTCATTGCCAAAGCTGACACTTTAACTAAAAAAGAAGTGTCGCAACTGAAACAGCGTATTTTGCGCGAGATACAGGAGAACAACATACAAATCTATCAATTTCCTGAAGCTGACGAAGAAGAAGACGATGAAGAGTTTATAGCTGTAAATAAAGAATTAAAG ACTAGTGTTCCATTTGCTGTTGTTGGTAGTAACACGGTATATGAAGTAAACGGTAGAAAAGTACGTGGAAGAATCTACCCCTGGGGTGTGGTCGATA TTGAGAATCCTGCACACTGTGACTTCACCATGCTTAGAAACATGTTAATCAG aactCACATGCAAGACTTGAAAGATGTCACGCAAGATATCCATTACGAAAATTTTCGAGCGATGAAATTAGCTTCTGGTGAACCTCCATTAATACGCGAAGAAGAAAG ttccaGAAGTAACAAGAACAGTACTGTTGATAATCGTGATGCGCTTCTGCTCGAGAAAGAAGCGGAA CTTAAACGTATGCAAGAACAAATCGCTAAGTTGCAAGCTGATATGATGGTAAAGCAATCTAATCACGTCGACACGCCGTCGTCAGAAGTGAAATGA
- the LOC130623982 gene encoding septin-2-like isoform X2 — translation MADKIYRQQFKDAGIYVGFANLPNQVHRKSVKRGFEFTLMVVGESGLGKSTLVDSLFLTSLYAEREIPYAIDRIKKSVSVTTSTVEIEEKGVKLKLTVVDTPGYGDSVNNAASWTPIVNYINEQYEAYLRDESGLNRRNIIDNRVHCCLYFVNPVGHGLKPLDVMVMQALHDKVNIVPVIAKADTLTKKEVSQLKQRILREIQENNIQIYQFPEADEEEDDEEFIAVNKELKTSVPFAVVGSNTVYEVNGRKVRGRIYPWGVVDIENPAHCDFTMLRNMLIRTHMQDLKDVTQDIHYENFRAMKLASGEPPLIREEESSRSNKNSTVDNRDALLLEKEAELKRMQEQIAKLQADMMVKQSNHVDTPSSEVK, via the exons ATGGCTGATAAAATATACAGACAGCAATTCAAG gatGCCGGTATTTATGTTGGCTTTGCTAATCTACCTAATCAAGTTCACAGAAAGTCAGTCAAGCGCGGTTTTGAATTCACATTAATGGTAGTTGGTGAATCTGGTCTGGGAAAATCAACATTAGTAGATAGTCTATTTTTAACGAGTTTGTACGCGGAACGGGAGATACCATATGCAATCGACAGAATAAAAAAGTCTGTCTCTGTAACGACTTCAACTGTAGAAATTGAAGAGAAAGGTGTCAAGCTTAAGCTAACGGTTGTTGACACTCCAGGTTATGGAGACTCTGTTAACAATGCAGCCAG ttggACGCCCATTGTTAATTATATAAACGAGCAGTATGAAGCTTACTTAAGAGACGAGTCGGGCTTAAATCGAAGAAATATCATCGATAACAGAGTACATTGTTGTTTATATTTCGTCAATCCAGTAGGTCACGG ATTAAAACCTTTGGATGTCATGGTAATGCAAGCACTACACGATAAAGTTAACATAGTTCCCGTCATTGCCAAAGCTGACACTTTAACTAAAAAAGAAGTGTCGCAACTGAAACAGCGTATTTTGCGCGAGATACAGGAGAACAACATACAAATCTATCAATTTCCTGAAGCTGACGAAGAAGAAGACGATGAAGAGTTTATAGCTGTAAATAAAGAATTAAAG ACTAGTGTTCCATTTGCTGTTGTTGGTAGTAACACGGTATATGAAGTAAACGGTAGAAAAGTACGTGGAAGAATCTACCCCTGGGGTGTGGTCGATA TTGAGAATCCTGCACACTGTGACTTCACCATGCTTAGAAACATGTTAATCAG aactCACATGCAAGACTTGAAAGATGTCACGCAAGATATCCATTACGAAAATTTTCGAGCGATGAAATTAGCTTCTGGTGAACCTCCATTAATACGCGAAGAAGAAAG ttccaGAAGTAACAAGAACAGTACTGTTGATAATCGTGATGCGCTTCTGCTCGAGAAAGAAGCGGAA CTTAAACGTATGCAAGAACAAATCGCTAAGTTGCAAGCTGATATGATGGTAAAGCAATCTAATCACGTCGACACGCCGTCGTCAGAAGTGAAATGA